The sequence below is a genomic window from Cicer arietinum cultivar CDC Frontier isolate Library 1 chromosome 6, Cicar.CDCFrontier_v2.0, whole genome shotgun sequence.
TAGAGGCAAAGAAAGATCTAGAAAAACATTAGTGAAACTATTATGAAAGATCTAGAGATTAATGAGCTGAAAAATAGATATGTTATATAATAGAATATTATGACGTCGTTTGATCCATGTAGCCAATCCTATTTAATAAGATAAGGCttgattgttgttgttgctattGCTTGCATGGTTTTTGTAAGAGATTATGGGCGAGTCCATGTAGTGAAATAACTTGTAGGACACTAGGAGAGCTACTTACATCTATGGTCATCCGTGAACTGAGCTATTTGGGAACTATTCTAGCTTGactcataaaatattcaatGAAGCTCATTTTCTAAACTAAACAAACAAACTTAGTTTTGAGATTAGACTTGTACTGCATACAAATAAGTCGAACTCAAACTTTACCGAAACTAAACAAACTTAGTTTTGAGATTAGACTTGTACTCCATACAAATGAGTCAAACTCAAACTTTATTGGCAAAGTCAAGTATTCacctataatataaataattaaatcctgattatggttttaaattgcggtCCACAACTGTAATTGTGGTTGCAATGTCATAAATTTTAAAGTCTTTGCAACTGCTTGCAGCTGCAATTGTGGCCGCATCAGTCGCATTTGTCTACATTTTTTCACAATATAAAGGTTTGCaacaatttaaaactatgatCATGGTATCTGGGTTGTTATGGTAATGAATCCTAAACACTTGGATATGCACGTTCTATAACATGTAGCTATACCTGAGAAAAAATATCCCTTTTGTTTAGTCTTTTAGTAGGAAAAGTTTGTACGAACTGCCTATTCAATGAATTTCTAAAACGGTATCTTACTTTTTCTTTGTACGAGGAACTCAAAATGTATAGCGGAGGATTTTGGATTGGAAGGTTTCGAATGAGTATGACTTTGGCAAATACTTCAAGTTGTATCCCATTTTATAATaccctaaaaataaaataaaataaataaaataaataaaataaataaaaataaataaaaatattaatcataacTATCCTCCTCTTCTATTATTCAAAAAATTCTCTCAAACAAAATGAGAAACTTTCCTTCCCTTACCTTCCTTCGTTTCCATTCCTTTCTCCTCCATTAAACCAAACAGCCGGATTTGTTTGGGTGGaggattttaaaaattaaataaactataaaatatttcaaagaatGAATCAAGTGCAAGTAAAATGTTACATGATCATATATCTTGTAACATTTCAATATATGGCAGTTGAACCAGCCTTTAAGCTTAGTGTTCCCTCCTGATTAAGTCCTAAATTGTGCTTTCAAAAAAGAGAAAGCAGAGCTTTGTGATTGTTGTCTGACAATGACATTACCATCATCATCAGATAGATGACGGAAGAGCTAATTGGATTCTGCATTGAATGGACAAGTTGCATTGCATTGCATTCAGTAATTCCAGGTGAACAAAGTTAATGTAGTGTTGAATTATGTTCACAAGTcacattaataattattgtgCCTTTAATTGAGTAGATGGGTCCTCCCTAGAACATGATCTAGAATCCAGTCTCTTCATTGTACAGTACACTATTTCCTATTAGGACAACATTTTCCTGCATagtaataaaacaaatatttacaatgtTGAAAACTTGAAATGGGTTTATATCTCAAATCAAATATGTACTAATTATTTGTTGTTCTTCTAACAGGCCAATTTAGCCCAAAATAATGAAGGTATAAAGTATTGCCAATATGATTCTGACATTGCCACCGGCCTAGGTGTTGGGTCCCTCTTTATCCTGGTTGCCAGTCAAATGATCATTATGATTGTAACGAAATGCCTGTGCTGTGGGAAAGCCATGAGTCCTAGCGGATCCAGATCATGGGCAATTTGTTTATTCATCACTACCTGGTATGTGTTACTTCTTTAATTACTTTGCTCtacattgtttttatttatttttaatttcacagACATTTAGACCCCTATAGTTTAAGGACAAAGATGctactatattttaaattttatttctgtttaaaaatatatatttttctttgacaaaaatttgatgaacaagaaacacaacaaaacatagttaaaatatagaatagtgACAATAAACATTTCCTctaataaactttttaaaaattgaactaaacatTAAAGCGGCAAGACTTTTGGTCAGGGTTCAACTGAGACAAAATGGTGATCAAACTGCTCAAATAACCGAAACTTAGACAATATTGGTTCATAGTTCAAATGATTAAACCATTCGGTTCGAGTTTTAAAATACAAGACCAAATTGATGTTTTCCAATTGTTGATATTGTGTCATGTTGATTATTCAGGTTGACATTTATTATTGCTGCTTCATGCCTACTAGCTGGTTCTGTGAGGAATGCTTATCACACAAAGTATCGAGA
It includes:
- the LOC101489977 gene encoding uncharacterized protein → MASSLLLAVVFVFDLIAFALAVAAEQRRSTANLAQNNEGIKYCQYDSDIATGLGVGSLFILVASQMIIMIVTKCLCCGKAMSPSGSRSWAICLFITTWLTFIIAASCLLAGSVRNAYHTKYRDILGERAPSCQTLRKGVFGAGAAFIVLTGIVSELYYVSFSKANHGGVPPYARDSGVSMSNL